Proteins from a genomic interval of Tenacibaculum sp. SZ-18:
- a CDS encoding DoxX-like family protein: MKQTNLLKVSVFLIFLGRAWQHLFWDAPYRTFFWDESLLKPIIENWFGMNWSEYVTSSSTDNFIQIFIQCNGFLYLLAAGCTLLVTKSNKKLFGIPVYLGGISLVILSVLLAKEKFYHVAQFFEHSIQFGLPFVFLYTFNENFEKFRLYFIFKVLIAITFFSHGLYAFGAYPVPGKFVDMVINIFGCSESFAITFLYVAGILDFILAVFIFIPKLAKYALIYAIIWGLLTAFARLAANFYWEFPLQTLHQNLYQVIFRLPHGLTPLIVLLGIHAYFRRKSFAYRRKLVSNR; this comes from the coding sequence ATGAAACAAACTAACCTTCTTAAAGTTTCTGTTTTTTTAATCTTTTTAGGCAGAGCTTGGCAGCATTTGTTTTGGGATGCGCCGTATCGTACTTTTTTTTGGGACGAATCTTTATTAAAACCAATAATTGAAAATTGGTTTGGTATGAATTGGTCAGAATATGTTACAAGCTCCAGTACCGATAATTTTATACAAATATTTATTCAGTGTAATGGTTTTTTATATTTATTAGCCGCAGGATGCACTTTGTTAGTTACAAAATCGAATAAAAAACTATTCGGAATTCCTGTTTATTTGGGAGGAATTAGTTTGGTTATTTTATCTGTTTTGTTAGCCAAAGAGAAGTTTTATCATGTAGCTCAATTCTTTGAACATAGTATTCAATTCGGATTACCTTTTGTTTTTTTATACACTTTCAATGAAAATTTCGAAAAGTTTCGATTGTATTTTATTTTTAAAGTTTTAATTGCTATTACATTTTTTTCACACGGATTATATGCCTTTGGAGCTTATCCTGTACCAGGAAAATTTGTAGATATGGTAATTAATATTTTTGGCTGTTCCGAGAGTTTTGCAATCACTTTTTTATATGTCGCTGGTATATTAGATTTTATTTTGGCAGTATTCATTTTTATTCCTAAGCTCGCAAAGTATGCTCTAATTTACGCTATTATTTGGGGCTTATTAACTGCTTTCGCAAGATTGGCAGCAAATTTTTATTGGGAGTTTCCATTACAAACATTACATCAAAATTTATATCAAGTCATATTTAGGTTACCTCATGGGTTAACACCTTTAATAGTGTTGCTAGGAATTCATGCATATTTTAGAAGAAAGAGCTTTGCTTATAGAAGAAAATTAGTTTCAAACAGATAA
- the xerA gene encoding site-specific tyrosine recombinase/integron integrase: MRTITLSLKRHRGKLCIFIFFDYNLEIITLLKSKTPAHWSNSKRAWYLPFTNENKNLLLNILSKFRVKNNIFDNHLDLTEEQKKFLNGYYLFLKGKRYSKSTVKTYTHFIALFVNHYKVKELNTLSNLDVRKFIEDVFLKRNYSISTQRQFISAVKLFCNYFPECNITNLELTRPKKSKKLPVVLSQKEVISIIRVTKNLKHRAIITLLYSSGIRISELLALKLADINIERRQLRIVNAKGRKDRYVILAENFIPLLLNYYHTYQPKEFLFENLNKNQYSASSVRKLIKKSCALAGILKNVTPHTFRHSFATHLLEDGVNLRYIQDLLGHSKPETTMVYTQVTQKSLLNIKSPLDQITKNTNINELEQKFLLSGKFHR; encoded by the coding sequence ATGAGAACAATTACCTTATCTTTAAAAAGGCATAGAGGAAAACTATGTATTTTTATCTTTTTCGATTACAATTTGGAGATAATTACTTTATTGAAGAGTAAAACTCCCGCTCATTGGAGCAATTCAAAAAGAGCTTGGTACTTACCTTTTACAAACGAGAACAAAAACCTCTTATTAAATATATTATCAAAGTTTCGTGTTAAAAACAACATTTTTGATAACCATCTTGATTTAACTGAAGAGCAAAAAAAGTTTTTAAATGGATATTATTTATTTTTAAAAGGGAAGAGATATAGTAAAAGTACCGTTAAAACTTACACTCACTTTATTGCCCTATTTGTCAATCATTATAAAGTAAAAGAATTAAATACATTAAGTAATTTAGATGTTAGAAAGTTTATTGAAGACGTTTTCCTTAAAAGAAACTATTCAATAAGCACCCAACGTCAATTCATTAGCGCTGTTAAACTATTTTGCAATTATTTCCCAGAATGTAACATTACAAATTTAGAATTAACACGCCCGAAAAAGTCAAAAAAACTACCTGTAGTTTTATCTCAAAAAGAAGTTATCTCAATTATTAGAGTAACCAAAAACTTAAAACATCGTGCCATTATTACACTGCTATATTCATCTGGAATTCGAATAAGTGAATTACTCGCTTTGAAATTAGCCGATATAAACATTGAACGCAGACAACTTCGAATTGTTAATGCAAAAGGAAGAAAAGACAGATATGTAATTTTGGCCGAGAATTTTATTCCCTTATTATTAAATTATTATCATACTTATCAACCCAAAGAGTTTTTATTTGAAAATTTAAATAAAAACCAATATTCAGCAAGTAGTGTTCGAAAATTAATTAAAAAGTCATGTGCATTAGCTGGAATATTAAAAAATGTAACTCCTCATACTTTCAGGCACAGTTTTGCAACGCATTTATTAGAAGATGGAGTAAATTTAAGATACATACAAGATTTATTAGGGCATAGTAAACCAGAAACGACTATGGTTTATACGCAAGTAACACAAAAAAGTTTACTAAATATAAAAAGTCCGTTAGATCAAATAACCAAGAACACAAATATTAATGAATTGGAACAAAAGTTCCTGTTATCCGGAAAATTTCACCGATAA
- a CDS encoding cation transporter encodes MNKTIFEITKMDCPSEENLIRMKLDEISSIANLDFDIPNRKLTVFHSGEIDQIEKSVIELNLGGKKISTEQTDQTEFKENENQRKLLWSVLAINFAFFLIEMTTGIISKSMGLIADSLDMLADSFVYGISLFAVGGTLIKKKRIAKLAGYFQIALAIIGFMEVLRRFFGAEKLPDFSTMIIVSVFALIANGICLYILQKSKSKEEAHMKASMIFTSNDVIINLGVIIAGILVNWLRSSKPDLIIGTIVFALVIQGAFRILKLSK; translated from the coding sequence ATGAATAAAACGATATTTGAAATTACCAAAATGGATTGTCCTTCAGAGGAAAATCTAATCCGAATGAAATTGGATGAAATTTCGAGTATTGCGAATTTGGACTTTGATATTCCAAACCGAAAATTGACCGTTTTTCATAGCGGAGAAATTGACCAAATCGAAAAGTCAGTTATCGAACTGAATTTAGGCGGAAAAAAAATCTCAACAGAACAAACTGACCAAACTGAATTTAAAGAAAACGAAAATCAGAGAAAACTACTTTGGTCTGTACTTGCCATAAATTTTGCTTTCTTCCTAATAGAAATGACTACAGGAATTATCTCAAAATCAATGGGACTTATTGCCGACAGTTTAGATATGCTTGCGGATAGTTTTGTGTACGGAATTAGTTTGTTTGCAGTTGGAGGAACTTTAATTAAGAAAAAGCGAATTGCTAAACTTGCTGGATATTTTCAAATAGCACTTGCGATTATTGGATTTATGGAAGTTTTAAGAAGATTTTTCGGAGCCGAGAAACTTCCCGATTTTTCTACAATGATTATCGTTTCTGTTTTTGCACTTATCGCAAACGGAATTTGTCTTTATATTTTGCAAAAGTCAAAGAGCAAAGAAGAGGCACATATGAAAGCAAGTATGATTTTTACCTCGAACGACGTGATTATCAATTTGGGAGTTATAATTGCTGGAATTTTGGTAAATTGGTTGAGATCGAGTAAACCTGATTTGATTATTGGAACAATCGTTTTTGCGTTGGTAATTCAAGGAGCATTTCGGATTTTGAAATTAAGTAAGTGA
- a CDS encoding fibronectin type III domain-containing protein, with the protein MKKLFLLILVLFVSINANASNDKYRLTLRGNPSTSIVIGWNQISGSNARVYYGTTDYGTNYTSYPNSAAPSRTSSYKGMNNNFVRLTGLQPNTAYYFVIIDSEGTSQRLWFKTAPSDRSRLSFIAGGDSRNNRTPRRNANLLVSKLKPHAVLFGGDMTDDDTNSQWQTWFNDWQLTIASDGRMFPIIAARGNHEDSNNSIYNLFDTPSTSIYYAITFGNNLVRTYTLNTEISISGNQTTWLRNDLNANSGAIWKIAQYHKPMRPHVSYKSEGNSQYSNWAQTFYDNKVQLVVECDAHTVKTTWPVRPSTDSGSDEGFVRDNTNGTVYVGEGCWGAPLRSNGDNKSWTRNSGRFNQFKWIFIDENKIETRTIQVDNASSVGEVSNNNVFQIPSNLDIWNPSNGSVITINKSGSTGGGDTGNGNIDVAISNGSDDVEEDKNGKIYDDSSDLELVYDSYNNSSYQTIGLRFRNVNLPKNATITSAYIQFTADESHSNSADLEISLHNSTNSPVFTDSNNVSGRSTFASKVIWQPSGWSSGQTGSAQRTPSLKNMVQSLVNQSGWTSGNSVSFIIKGRGTSLTSTSAKRVADSYEGGSSKAARLIVSYTKEGNGGSTPPSDICDGISEWQSGVSYSVGAKVTYNGNLFERTSSGWNFLGACGTAQRNATIVYPPIADSGVEIYPNPFSNKIKVTVGNQYFQKPLHLQLFNTNGKQIYEEHFSLDTSVEKVISPKIIATGIYILTVKHGENTIKKQRLIKK; encoded by the coding sequence ATGAAAAAACTTTTTTTATTGATATTGGTATTATTTGTTAGTATCAATGCAAACGCATCAAACGATAAATATCGTTTAACTTTAAGAGGAAATCCTTCTACTTCAATTGTTATCGGATGGAATCAAATTTCAGGAAGTAATGCACGCGTTTATTATGGAACAACAGATTACGGAACTAACTATACTAGTTATCCGAATTCCGCTGCACCAAGTAGAACCTCTTCTTACAAAGGAATGAATAACAACTTTGTAAGATTAACTGGATTACAACCAAACACGGCCTATTATTTTGTTATCATAGATAGCGAAGGAACAAGTCAACGTTTATGGTTTAAAACAGCTCCAAGTGATAGAAGCCGATTATCTTTTATTGCTGGTGGAGATTCAAGAAACAACAGAACTCCTCGTAGAAATGCAAATCTTTTAGTTTCAAAACTAAAGCCTCATGCTGTTTTATTCGGTGGTGACATGACTGACGATGACACAAATAGCCAATGGCAAACTTGGTTTAACGATTGGCAATTAACCATTGCTTCCGATGGAAGAATGTTTCCTATTATCGCTGCTCGCGGAAATCATGAAGACAGTAATAATAGTATTTATAATTTATTTGACACACCATCTACAAGTATTTATTATGCTATTACTTTTGGAAACAACTTAGTAAGAACATATACTTTAAATACTGAAATTTCTATTTCAGGAAATCAAACTACTTGGTTACGTAACGATTTAAATGCTAACTCAGGTGCTATTTGGAAAATTGCACAATATCACAAACCAATGCGTCCACATGTTTCTTATAAATCAGAAGGAAATAGCCAATATAGTAATTGGGCACAAACTTTTTACGACAACAAAGTTCAATTAGTTGTTGAGTGTGACGCACACACTGTAAAAACTACATGGCCGGTAAGACCTTCAACAGATTCTGGAAGCGATGAAGGGTTCGTTAGAGATAATACAAACGGAACAGTATACGTAGGCGAAGGATGCTGGGGGGCTCCTCTACGTTCTAACGGAGATAATAAAAGTTGGACTAGAAACTCAGGGCGTTTCAATCAATTCAAGTGGATATTTATTGATGAAAACAAAATTGAAACAAGAACAATTCAGGTTGATAATGCTTCTAGCGTTGGTGAAGTTTCTAACAATAATGTTTTTCAAATTCCTTCAAATTTAGATATTTGGAATCCATCAAATGGAAGTGTTATAACAATCAACAAATCAGGATCTACAGGTGGTGGTGATACTGGAAATGGAAATATTGATGTAGCTATTTCGAACGGAAGTGATGACGTTGAAGAGGATAAAAATGGTAAAATTTACGATGACAGTAGCGATTTAGAATTGGTTTATGATTCTTATAACAACTCTAGTTACCAAACTATTGGATTACGATTCAGAAATGTAAATCTACCAAAAAATGCTACAATTACTAGTGCTTATATTCAGTTTACAGCAGACGAAAGCCATAGCAACAGTGCTGATTTAGAAATAAGTTTACACAACTCAACAAACTCTCCAGTATTTACAGATTCGAACAATGTTTCAGGTAGAAGTACTTTTGCATCAAAAGTAATTTGGCAACCAAGCGGATGGTCGAGCGGGCAAACTGGAAGTGCACAAAGAACTCCGAGTTTAAAAAACATGGTCCAAAGTTTAGTAAATCAATCGGGTTGGACTTCAGGAAATAGTGTTAGTTTCATTATCAAGGGAAGAGGAACAAGTTTAACAAGTACTTCTGCAAAACGTGTTGCTGATTCTTATGAAGGAGGATCAAGCAAAGCGGCAAGGTTAATTGTTTCTTACACAAAAGAAGGGAACGGAGGTTCTACTCCTCCATCTGATATTTGTGATGGAATTTCGGAATGGCAAAGTGGTGTTAGTTACTCAGTTGGAGCAAAAGTTACCTACAACGGCAACCTATTTGAAAGGACTTCTAGTGGATGGAACTTTTTAGGAGCTTGTGGAACAGCTCAACGAAACGCTACAATTGTTTATCCTCCAATAGCCGACTCAGGAGTAGAAATTTACCCTAATCCTTTTTCAAATAAAATAAAAGTAACTGTTGGCAATCAATATTTTCAAAAACCACTGCATTTGCAGCTTTTTAACACAAACGGAAAACAGATTTATGAAGAACATTTTTCTTTAGACACTAGTGTTGAGAAAGTTATTTCTCCTAAAATTATAGCTACAGGAATTTATATTCTTACTGTAAAACATGGCGAAAACACAATAAAGAAACAACGATTGATTAAAAAATAG
- a CDS encoding SUKH-4 family immunity protein: MKPEEFKNIWTLDKNKLNSISQEKLNGLGLSENSIEFLVKSGLPESAAPFLSFSKDSNDVYDSVQKLTTIYNFLEPEFEKYIVIGSCNDGDPIVINTGNNDRIEYLDHEDYFSSQPFNSDLSAMAKCLIAYRNFVKRVQTENGEDAFLDSDFTDEQFEKLKLDLKNADSEAMESDGFWLRQLEMDLVLREDANYEK; the protein is encoded by the coding sequence ATGAAACCTGAGGAATTTAAAAACATATGGACTTTGGATAAGAATAAACTCAATTCAATCAGTCAGGAAAAACTAAATGGACTAGGACTTTCGGAAAATTCAATTGAATTCCTTGTAAAATCAGGATTACCAGAAAGTGCCGCACCTTTTTTATCTTTTTCGAAAGATTCAAATGATGTTTATGATAGTGTTCAAAAACTGACAACTATTTATAACTTTTTAGAACCTGAATTTGAAAAATATATAGTAATTGGCTCTTGTAATGACGGAGACCCAATTGTCATAAATACAGGAAATAATGACCGAATAGAATATCTCGACCACGAAGATTATTTCAGTTCACAACCTTTTAATTCTGATCTTTCTGCTATGGCTAAATGTTTAATAGCGTATCGGAATTTTGTAAAAAGAGTACAAACGGAAAATGGAGAAGATGCGTTTCTCGATTCTGATTTTACGGACGAACAATTCGAAAAATTAAAGTTGGACTTAAAAAATGCCGATTCAGAGGCTATGGAAAGTGACGGATTTTGGCTTCGCCAGTTAGAAATGGACTTGGTATTAAGAGAAGATGCTAATTATGAAAAATAA
- a CDS encoding STM3941 family protein produces MNEIKIPLSKTKIILLMIGALAFVIVGAWGIIEPEEFASIRYPKNIVLLSGIVGVLFFGLCFIFISKIVFSRKTGLIINDDGIIDNSNATSVGLIEWKDITGIKSWKTGSTKVIVILTSEPEKYIERSKNIISKKAMKANNRIYGSPISIISNSLKINFSELEKLILEQIDRRIK; encoded by the coding sequence ATGAATGAAATTAAGATACCATTAAGTAAAACGAAAATTATATTACTTATGATCGGAGCATTGGCATTTGTTATTGTTGGAGCTTGGGGAATTATAGAACCTGAAGAATTTGCTTCTATTCGTTATCCGAAAAACATTGTACTTTTAAGCGGAATAGTTGGAGTTTTATTCTTCGGACTATGCTTCATTTTCATTTCAAAAATAGTCTTTAGTAGAAAAACTGGTTTGATTATAAATGATGACGGAATCATTGACAACTCAAACGCAACAAGTGTTGGACTTATAGAATGGAAAGATATTACTGGAATAAAATCTTGGAAAACAGGTTCAACAAAAGTAATTGTTATTTTGACTTCTGAACCAGAAAAATATATTGAGCGTTCAAAAAATATCATTTCAAAAAAAGCAATGAAAGCGAATAATAGAATTTATGGTTCACCAATATCGATAATATCAAATTCACTAAAAATAAATTTCTCGGAATTAGAAAAACTGATTTTGGAACAAATTGATAGACGGATAAAATAA